In one window of Candidatus Scalindua sp. DNA:
- a CDS encoding CPBP family intramembrane metalloprotease encodes MIAYSRKRLLLLIFYTEGFLLLLALLLSRLFGIRLFPLTADIARDVALGTIGTLFPLAIFAFSLTEKGENLPLFGSLRKIIMKDIKALFTNANLFDIVVISALAGFAEELLFRGIVQAEFGIVWSSVIFGILHCLSPAYFVIATIMGFYLGFLRDYYQSLLVPIQLHFLYDMGVLVCLKYLVKDNFVKSS; translated from the coding sequence GTGATTGCGTATTCCAGGAAGAGGCTCTTGCTGCTGATATTTTATACAGAGGGATTTCTGCTGCTGTTGGCATTACTCCTTTCGAGGCTTTTTGGTATCCGGCTGTTTCCTCTGACAGCTGATATTGCGAGAGATGTAGCGTTAGGTACCATTGGAACCCTCTTCCCCCTGGCAATCTTTGCTTTTTCCCTTACAGAAAAGGGAGAAAACCTTCCTCTTTTTGGTTCTCTGAGAAAAATAATCATGAAGGATATTAAAGCATTATTTACCAATGCAAACCTCTTCGATATTGTTGTAATTTCTGCTCTGGCCGGGTTCGCAGAGGAGCTGCTGTTTCGGGGAATAGTTCAGGCAGAATTTGGGATTGTATGGAGCAGTGTAATTTTCGGGATTCTGCACTGTTTATCTCCTGCCTATTTTGTAATTGCCACAATTATGGGATTCTATTTAGGGTTCTTAAGAGATTATTACCAGAGCCTCCTTGTTCCCATACAACTGCATTTTCTGTACGATATGGGAGTATTGGTTTGTCTCAAATATTTGGTAAAAGATAATTTTGTAAAAAGCAGTTGA